The Lynx canadensis isolate LIC74 chromosome D1, mLynCan4.pri.v2, whole genome shotgun sequence genome has a segment encoding these proteins:
- the PCNX3 gene encoding pecanex-like protein 3 isoform X2, giving the protein MGSQVLQILRQGVWASLTGGWFFDPHQSTFSNCFHLYVWIFLLTFPFLLYMVLPPSLMVAGVYCLVVAVIFATIKTVNYRLHAMFDQGEIVEKRNSTMGEPEEEPAQGDSSLPRDPGVEMTVFRKVSSTPPVRCSSQHSVFGFNQVSELLPRMEDSGPLRDIKELVREQGSNNVIVTSADREMLKLSSQEKLIGDLPQTPPGAAPDPSLPSTDSSERSPLAGDGAPWRGSSVADTPMSPLLKGSLSQELSKSFLTLTRPDRALVRTSSRREQRRAAGGYQPLDRRGSGEPTPQKAGSSDSCFSGTDRETLSSFKSEKTNSTHLDSPPGGQAPEGSDTDPPSEAELPASPDAGVPSDDTLRSFDTVIGAGTPPGPAEPLLVVRPKDLALLRPSKRRPPMRRHSPPGRAPRRPLLEGGGFFEDEDTSEGSELSPASSLRSQRRYSTDSSSSTSCYSPESSRGAAGRPRKRRAPHGAEEGTAVPPKRPYGTQRTPSTASAKTHARVLSMDGAGGDVLRAPLAGSKAELEAQAGVELAAGEPALLPAEAPRGPAANQPGWRGELQEEGAVGGAAEETGKRDRASSVRRTQAIRRRHNAGSNPTPPASVMGSPPSLQEAQRGRAASHSRALTLPSALHFASSLLLTRAGATVHEACTFDDTSEGAVHYFYDESGVRRSYTFGLAGGGYENPVGQQGEQAANGAWDRHSHSSSFHSADVPEAAGGLNLLQPRPVVLQGMQVRRVPLEIPEFDLLDQDSLHESQEQTLMEEAPPRAQHSYKYWLLPGRWTSVRYERLALLALLDRTRGLVENILGVGLSSLVAFLGYLLLLKGFFTDIWVFQFCLVIASCQYSLLKSVQPDAASPMHGHNWVIAYSRPVYFCICCVLIWLLDALGSAQPFPPVSLYGLTLFSASFFFCARDVATVFTLCFPFVFLLGLLPQVNTCLMYLLEQIDMHGFGGTAATSPLTAVFSLSRSLLAAALLYGFCLGAIKTPWPEQHVPVLFSVFCGLLVALSYHLSRQSSDPTVLWSLIRSKLFPELEERSLETARAEPPDPLPDKMRQSVREVLHSDLVMCVVIAVLTFAISASTVFIALKSVLGFVLYALAGAVGFFTHYLLPQLRKQLPWFCLSQPVLKPLEYSQYEVRGAAQVMWFEKLYAGLQCIEKYLIYPAVVLNALTVDAHAVVSHPDKFCLYCRALLMTVAGLKLLRSAFCCPPQQYLTLAFTVLLFHFDYPRLSQGFLLDYFLMSLLCSKLWDLLYKLRFVLTYIAPWQITWGSAFHAFAQPFAVPHSAMLFVQALLSALFSTPLNPLLGSAVFIMSYARPLKFWERDYNTKRVDHSNTRLVTQLDRNPGADDNNLNSIFYEHLTRSLQHTLCGDLVLGRWGNYGPGDCFVLASDYLNALVHLIEVGNGLVTFQLRGLEFRGTYCQQREVEAITEGVEEDEGCCCCEPGHLPRVLSFNAAFGQRWLAWEVTASKYVLEGYSISDNNAASMLQVFDLRKILITYYVKSIIYYVSRSPKLEAWLSHEGIAAALRPVRAPGYADSDPTFSLSVDEDYDLRLSGLSLPSFCAVHLEWIQYCASRRSQPVDQDWNSPLVTLCFGLCVLGRRALGTASHSMSASLEPFLYGLHALFKGDFRITSPRDEWVFADMDLLHRVVAPGVRMALKLHQDHFTSPDEYEEPAALYDAIAANEERLVISHEGDPAWRSAILSNTPSLLALRHVLDDASDEYKIIMLNRRHLSFRVIKVNRECVRGLWAGQQQELVFLRNRNPERGSIQNAKQALRNMINSSCDQPLGYPIYVSPLTTSLAGSHPQLRALWGGPVSLSAIARWLLHSWERLHKGCGAGCNSGGNVDDSDCGGGGGLGSLSNNPPLAHPTPENTAGSGDQPLPPGPGWGPRPSLSGSGDGRPPPLLQWPPPRLPGPTPSSPAPTEGPRPSRTPGPGLLSSEGPSGKWTLGGRKGLGGSEAEPASGSPKGGTPKSQAPLDLSLSPDISTNASSPARAAQDIPCLDGSAPESGTPTGILGDWPAPAEERESPAAQPLLEHQY; this is encoded by the exons ATGGGGTCGCAGGTATTGCAGATCCTGCGCCAGGGGGTGTGGGCCTCGCTCACCGGCGGTTGGTTCTTCGACCCGCACCAGAGCACCTTCTCCAACTGCTTCCACCTTTATGTCTGGATCTTCTTGCTCACCTTTCCCTTCTTGCTGTACATG GTCCTGCCCCCCAGCTTGATGGTGGCCGGTGTGTACTGCCTTGTGGTGGCTGTCATCTTCGCTACTATCAAGACTGTGAACTATCGGCTGCATGCTATGTTCGACCAGGGCGAGATCGTGGAGAAGCGCAACTCTACCATGGGGGAGCCGGAAGAAGAGCCTGCACAGGGGGACAGCAGTTTGCCCAG GGACCCCGGAGTGGAGATGACAGTGTTTCGGAAAGTGAGTTCTACACCGCCGGTACGCTGTAGCTCCCAGCATTCCGTGTTTGGCTTCAATCAGGTCTCG GAGCTGCTGCCCCGGATGGAGGACTCCGGGCCCCTCAGAG ACATCAAGGAGCTGGTTCGGGAGCAGGGCAGCAACAACGTGATCGTGACCTCGGCTGATCGAGAGATGCTGAAGTTAAGCTCACAGGAGAAACTGA TTGGAGACCTTCCCCAGACACCCCCGGGGGCTGCCCCAgacccctctctccccagcacaGACTCTTCAGAACGTTCTCCCCTGGCTGGGGATGGAGCCCCCTGGAGGGGGAGCAGTGTGGCCGATACTCCCATGAGCCCCCTTCTGAAGGGGAGCCTCAGCCAGGAGCTGAGCAAGAGCTTCCTGACCCTGACCCGGCCTGACCGGGCCCTGGTGAGGACCAGCAGTCGACGGGAACAACGCCGGGCAGCAGGCGGCTACCAGCCCCTGGACAGGCGGGGCTCTGGGGAGCCCACACCCCAGAAAGCCGGCTCCTCGGATTCCTGCTTCAGTGGCACTGACAGGGAGACGCTGAGCAGCTTCAAGAGTGAGAAAACCAACTCCACCCACCTGGACAGCCCCCCTGGGGGGCAAGCCCCGGAGGGCAGCGACACAGACCCACCCTCTGAGGCTGAGCTGCCTGCGTCACCAGATGCTGGAGTCCCCTCAGATGACACCCTGCGTTCCTTTGACACGGTCATAGGAGCAGGGACGCCACCGGGCCCAGCCGAGCCGCTCCTGGTCGTGCGGCCCAAGGACTTGGCCTTGTTGCGGCCCAGCAAACGGCGGCCACCCATGCGAAGACACTCCCCACCTGGCCGTGCCCCTCGGCGGCCCCTGCTTGAAGGCGGGGGCTTCTTTGAGGACGAAGACACCAGCGAGGGCAGCGAACTGAGCCCGGCCTCCAGCCTCCGATCTCAGCGCCGCTACAGTACCGACAGCTCTTCTTCTACTTCCTGCTATTCCCCCGAGAGCTCCCGTGGTGCAGCAGGGAGACCCCGGAAGCGACGGGCCCCCCACGGGGCTGAGGAGGGGACGGCTGTGCCCCCCAAGCGGCCCTATGGGACCCAGCGGACGCCTAGTACCGCCAGCGCCAAAACGCATGCCCGAGTGCTGAGCATGGATGGGGCAGGGGGCGATGTCCTCAGGGCCCCCCTGGCTGGCTCCAAGGCTGAGCTGGAGGCCCAGGCGGGGGTGGAGCTGGCTGCTGGGGAGCCCGCTCTGCTGCCTGCTGAGGCCCCCAGGGGACCTGCCGCCAACCAGCCCGGCTGGCGGGGGGAGCTGCAAGAGGAAGGTGCTGTGGGGGGAG CGGCCGAGGAGACCGGCAAGCGGGACCGCGCAAGCAGTGTGAGGCGTACTCAGGCGATCCGCAGGCGCCACAATGCGGGAAGcaaccccacccctccagcctctGTTATGGGCTCGCCGCCCAG CCTGCAGGAAGCTCAGCGGGGCCGGGCCGCCTCTCACTCCCGGGCGCTGACGCTGCCCTCCGCCCTGCACTTTGCTTCCTCGCTGCTGCTCACCCGGGCCGGCGCCACCGTTCACGAGGCCTGCACCTTTGATGACACCTCCGAGGGCGCCGTGCACTACTTCTACGACGAGAGCG GCGTGCGGCGTTCCTACACCTTTGGCCTGGCTGGAGGCGGCTACGAGAACCCTGTGGGGCAACAGGGGGAGCAGGCAGCCAATGGAGCTTG GGACCGCCACTCACACTCCTCCAGTTTCCACTCGGCTGATGTCCCTGAGGCGGCAGGTGGCCTGAACCTGCTGCAGCCAAGGCCAGTGGTTCTGCAGGGTATGCAGGTGCGCCGCGTGCCCCTGGAGATCCCAGAG TTTGACCTGCTGGACCAGGACTCCCTGCACGAATCCCAGGAGCAGACGCTGATGGAGGAGGCACCACCTCGTGCCCAGCACAGCTACAAGTACTGGCTTCTTCCTGGCCGCTGGACGTCTGTGCGCTATGAGCGGCTGGCCCTCCTGGCCCTCCTGGACCG GACTCGGGGGCTGGTGGAGAACATACTCGGCGTAGGCCTGAGCAGCCTCGTTGCCTTCTTGGGCTACCTGCTGCTGCTTAAGGGCTTCTTCACGGATATCTGGGTCTTCCAGTTCTGCTTGGTCATTGCCTCCTGCCAGTATTCCCTGCTGAAG AGTGTCCAGCCTGATGCGGCATCTCCCATGCAC GGCCACAACTGGGTGATCGCATATAGCCGGCCTGTCTACTTCTGTATCTGCTGTGTGCTCATCTGGCTGCTGGACGCCCTGGGCTCAGCTCAGCCCTTCCCACCCGTCTCCCTGTATGGCCTCACGCTCTTCTCCGCCTCCTTCTTCTTCTGTGCCCGGGACGTGGCCACTG TGTTCACCTTGTGCTTCCCGTTCGTCTTCCTCCTGGGCCTCCTGCCCCAGGTCAACACTTGCCTCATGTACCTGCTGGAGCAGATAGATATGCACGGCTTTGGGGGTACAG CCGCCACCAGCCCGCTCACTGCCGTCTTTAGCCTCTCCCGCAGCCTGTTGGCTGCTGCCCTGCTCTACGGCTTCTGCCTTGGGGCCATCAAG ACTCCTTGGCCGGAGCAGCACGTCCCTGTCCTCTTCTCGGTCTTCTGTGGCCTCCTGGTGGCCCTGTCCTACCACCTGAGCCGTCAGAGCAGTGACCCCACCGTGCTCTG GTCTCTGATTCGGAGCAAGCTCTTCCCCGAGCTGGAGGAGCGGAGCTTGGAGACGGCTCGGGCCGAGCCCCCAGACCCACTGCCAGACAAGATGCGCCAGTCGGTG CGTGAGGTCCTGCACTCTGACCTGGTGATGTGTGTGGTGATCGCCGTGCTCACCTTTGCCATCAGCGCCAGCACCGTCTTCATCGCCCTGAAG TCGGTGCTGGGGTTCGTATTGTACGCACTGGCTGGGGCCGTGGGCTTCTTCACGCATTACCTGCTGCCGCAGCTCCGCAAACAGCTGCCCTGGTTCTGCCTGTCGCAGCCTGTGCTGAAGCCGTTGGAGTACAGCCAGTATGAAGTTCGAG GCGCTGCCCAGGTGATGTGGTTTGAGAAGCTGTATGCCGGCCTGCAGTGCATCGAGAAGTACCTCATCTACCCCGCCGTGGTGCTCAATGCCCTCACGGTGGACGCCCATGCTGTCGTCAGCCACCCGGACAAGTTCTGCCTCTA CTGCCGGGCGCTGCTGATGACCGTGGCTGGGCTGAAGCTGTTGCGCTCAGCCTTCTGCTGCCCGCCCCAGCAGTACCTAACCTTGGCCTTCACTGTTCTGCTCTTCCACTTCGACTACCCACGCCTCTCCCAGGGCTTTTTGCTTGACTACTTCCTCATGTCCCTGCTCTGCAGCAAG CTGTGGGACCTGCTGTACAAGCTGCGTTTTGTGCTGACCTACATCGCGCCCTGGCAGATCACCTGGGGCTCGGCTTTCCACGCTTTTGCCCAGCCCTTTGCCGTGCCAC ACTCGGCCATGCTGTTCGTTCAGGCCCTGCTCTCGGCACTTTTCTCCACGCCACTTAACCCCCTGCTGGGCAGTGCCGTCTTCATCATGTCCTACGCGCGGCCCCTCAAGTTCTGGGAGCGCGACTACAA CACTAAACGTGTGGATCATTCCAACACCCGCCTGGTCACCCAGCTAGATCGGAACCCAG GCGCTGACGACAACAACCTCAACTCCATCTTCTATGAGCACTTGACGCGCTCGCTGCAGCACACGCTGTGTGGGGACCTGGTGCTGGGCCGCTGGGGCAACTACGGCCCCGGCGACTGCTTCGTCCTGGCCTCTGACTACCTCAACGCCCTGGTGCACCTCATCGAGGTTGGCAATGGCCTCGTCACCTTCCAGCTGCGTGGCCTTGAGTTCCGGG gtaCCTACTGCCAGCAGCGCGAGGTAGAGGCCATCACGGAGGGCGTGGAGGAGGATgagggctgctgctgctgtgagCCTGGCCACCTGCCACGGGTCCTGTCCTTCAATGCCGCCTTTGGGCAGCGCTGGCTGGCCTGGGAGGTGACGGCCAGCAAGTACGTCCTGGAGGGCTACAGCATCAGTGACAATAACGCCGCCTCCATGCTGCAGGTGTTTGACCTCCGCAAGATCCTCATCACTTACTACGTCAAG AGCATCATCTACTACGTCAGCCGCTCACCGAAGCTGGAGGCGTGGCTGAGCCACGAGGGCATTGCAGCAGCCCTGCGGCCCGTGAGGGCGCCGGGCTACGCTGACTCGGACCCCACCTTCTCACTGAGCGTGGATGAGGACTATGACCTCCGCCTCTCCGGCCTCTCACTGCCCTCCTTCTGCGCGGTGCACCTCGAGTGGATCCAGTACTGCGCCTCCCGGCGCAGCCAG CCCGTGGACCAGGATTGGAACTCGCCGCTGGTCACGCTGTGTTTTGGCCTGTGCGTGCTGGGCCGGCGGGCCTTGGGGACGGCCTCGCACAGCATGTCTGCCAG CCTGGAGCCCTTCCTGTACGGCCTGCACGCCCTGTTCAAGGGGGACTTCCGCATCACCTCCCCACGCGATGAGTGGGTCTTTGCCGACATGGACCTACTTCATCGGGTGGTGGCGCCTGGAGTTCGCATGGCCCTCAAGCTCCACCAG GATCACTTCACGTCCCCAGATGAGTATGAGGAGCCCGCCGCCTTGTACGACGCCATCGCAGCCAACGAGGAGCGGCTGGTCATCTCGCACGAGGGCGACCCAGCCTGGCGCAGCGCCATCCTCAGCAACACGCCCTCGCTGCTGGCTCTGCGTCACGTCCTGGATGACGCCTCCGACGAGTACAAGATCATCATGCTTAACCGGCGCCACCTCAGCTTCCGAGTCATCAAG GTGAACCGCGAGTGTGTACGTGGCCTGTGGGCCGGGCAGCAGCAGGAGCTGGTGTTCTTGCGCAACCGCAACCCCGAACGCGGTAGCATCCAGAACGCCAAGCAGGCACTCCGCAACATGATCAATTCTTCCTGTGACCAGCCACTGGGCTACCCCATCTATGTGTCCCCCCTCACCACCTCGCTGGCCGGCAGCCACCCCCAGCTGCGGGCACTGTGGGGTGGCCCTGTCAGCCTGAGTGCCATTGCCCGCTGGCTTCTGCACAGCTGGGAGAG GCTTCATAAGGGCTGTGGTGCCGGCTGCAATAGTGGCGGGAACGTGGATGACTCGGACTGTGGCGGAGGCGGTGGCTTGGGCTCCCTCAGCAATAACCCCCCCTTGGCACACCCCACACCTGAGAACACAGCAG GCAGTGGAGACCAGCCCCTCCCTCCGGGTCCAGGCTGGGGCCCTCGGCCTTCCCTGAGCGGCTCTGGTGATGGGCGCCCCCCTCCTCTGCTGCAGTGGCCACCCCCTCGGCTCCCTGGACCAACCCCTTCTTCTCCCGCCCCCACTGAGGGTCCCCGGCCCTCAAGAACCCCTGGCCCCGGTCTCCTCAGTTCTGAGGGTCCCAGCGGGAAGTGGACCCTGGGGGGTCGGAAGGGGCTGGGGGGATCTGAGGCAGAGCCGGCCTCAGGGAGCCCCAAAGGAGGCACCCCCAAATCTCAG GCGCCCCTAGACCTCAGCCTCAGCCCGGATATCAGCACCAATGCCTCCTCGCCCGCCAGAGCAGCCCAGGACATTCCTTGCTTGGACGGCAGTGCTCCTGAAAGTGGCACACCCACTGGGATCCTGGGCGACTGGCCTGCCCCTGCTGAGGAGCGTGAGAGCCCGGCTGCCCAGCCCCTGCTGGAGCATCAGTACTGA